The segment GGGGCGACCAGGACGTGGCGTGGGGGAGCACGATGGATCACCTGGATGCCACGCCGTGGCCGTGCGGTGGTGCCTCTCGGGGGGGAGAGAAAGGGGCTGAAACGGGGCGGGGCGCGGTGGCCCGACGGAGAACTAGATAGCGGTCGGCTCGGGGATGCGCTCGGTGCGCCAGACCCAGTTCCCGCTGGGCTCCGTCATTCGACGCTGGACCTTGTCGACGTCGTCCAGCCGGATGCTGAACTCCGACTGCCAGAAGCCGGCGGCGCGCTTCTCCAGGTGCAGGATGTCGGTGTCGACGCGCATCCGTACTGCCTGAACCGTTTCGACGGAGCCGTCGTTCTTGCGCAGGCGGAAGGTAGGCATGGGAGCTCCCCAGATCGCTTGATTCGTGTCGGCTGGCGCGCGGGCGCGAGCGCAGAGGCATCCTGAGCCGATGAGGGGAAGGTGCAGGTTGGCCGCGCAGGGACCGTCGCGAGCGGCGCCGGACAGAATTCTATCCGCCTTACGAATTGCCTCGGGGCGCCGGGGGAGGTTTCTCCCCCAAGTCGATCACATGTCCCATAACTGCGGAGATGACGCGGTCACTGTGGGGCGTCACGATCGCCGCACCTTATGCGGAGTCGGTGCCCAACCGTTCCAACGCGTCGCCGATCGCGCGGTGGAACGTGGGGAAGGCGAACGGCAGGTGCCGTAGCGTCGCCACCGGTGTCCGCGCGTGCACCGCGACGGCGAGCGCGGAGAGGACCTCGCCACCCCACGGGCCCACCGACGTCGCGCCCACCAGCACGTCGCGTTCGGTGTCGGCGACCAGTTTGATCACTCCGGCGTTGCCGACCTCGTGGATCCACCCCCGCGAGCTTTCGGGAACCTGGGTGGTACTGGTGCGAACCGCCAAACCCTGTTCCCGTGCCTGGGCCTCGGTCAGTCCGACCGAGCCCACCTCAGGATCGGTGAAAGTCACGTGCGGGATCGCGTGGTACTCGGCCTCGGGGCCGTCGATCCCGAGGATGTCCCGCGCGGCGATGTCCGCCTGGTACATCGAGACGTGGGTGAACTGGCCGCGCCCTGTGATGTCACCCACGGCGTAGATCCCGTCCGCGACCCGCATACGACCGTCGGGATCCAGGAAACGCGCCCCAGGGTCCAGACCGACGGTGTCCAACCCCAGACCGCCGAGATTGGTGCGCCGACCGGTAGAGACGAGGAGTCGGTCGGCCCGCACCGTCTCGTCGGGGAGATGGAGGGTGAACTCCTGCCCGTCCCAGGTGACCTCGGTGACGCGGGCGCCTGTGCGCACGTCGATGCCGTCCTCCGCGCAGGCACGGGTGACGATCGCCTGGGCCTCCGGCTCCTCGACTCCGAGGAGTGAGGGGCCCGCCTCGACGATGGTGACCCGGGTTCCGAACCGGGCGAAGGCCTGTCCCAGCTCCACGCCGATCGCCCCACCGCCCAGCACGGCCAGCGAGAGGGGGGCGCGTTCCGCGGTGAGCGCCTCTCGGTTGGTCCAGAACGGTGTGTCCCGCAGCCCCTCGACGGGCGGGACCGCGGGCGCGGTTCCCGTGTTGAGGACGATCGCGCGGCGGGCCGCGAAGTCGGTGTCGCCCACACGTACGGTGCCGGGCCCCGTGAGACGGCCGTGTCCCCGGACGAACCTGCCCCCCGGTGCTCTCGAACCGTTCGACCGCCGCGGTGTCGTCCCACCCGTCGGTGGCCTCGTCGCGGATGCGTTTCGCCACGGGTCCCAGGTTCGGTGAGACGTCACTCGCCCCGGCGAGGACGTTCACCCGCCGGCCCTCCGCCAGAGAGTTGGCCGCCCGGATCATCATCTTGCTGGGAATGCACCCGTAGTAGGGGCACTCCCCGCCCAGGAGGCGTGCCTCCACGCCGACTACGCTGAGTCCCTCCGTGGCCAGCCGGCCCGCCAAGGCCTCTCCGCCTGGCCCCATGCCGATGACGACCACGTCCACGGTCTCCGTCATGATGTGACCCCCCATCGGCACTGTGCTACCCGCTGACGTGACCGTGCTATCCCCCGGGGGGACATGAGTGTGCCGGGCGTCCCCACCGGTGCGTACGGAGGTCCGTGGGTGTGGTGTCGGAGCGGCGGTTACTCACCGGCCGCGAGCGCGGAGTTCACGGCCGCGGCGAGGTGCAGGTCGCTCGCGGGTGATGCCCCCTGCGTCGTGCGTGGTGCTGGTGACCGTCACCCGGTTGTAGTCGTGGACGGCGATGTCGGGGTGGTGGTTGCGCTGGTTGGCGACGTAGGCCACGACGTTGGCGAGCTGCATGGCGCCGCTGAAGCCCTTCACCTGCCAGGAGCGCACGAGGGTGTCGCCGTCGCGACTCCAGCCGTGCAGGGCGGCGAGTTCGTTGTCGACGGTCTGTGGGTCGAGGAGTTGGGCCACGGAGTCCTCCAGGTGGTGAATGGGCGGCGCGAACGTCGGCAGTGTCGCAGATCCACCGCTCCGGGGCACGCATCTGGCGTTCCGACGACGCCGCGGCCGGTTGGGGAGCCGTGGCGGGGCTACAGTCATGGGTTGGGAGCGGGGCTCGACCCCGGCCTTCCGTTCGGCGGGAGTGCGACGGAGTTCGTCGTCGGACATCGCTGGAGTCGACAGGAGATCCGCTGTCATGGCCGTGCTCTATCCACTGATCCCCCTGCTCGCCGGGGGCGGGATCCTCTGGTGGGCCCTGCGGGAGTCCGGCGTGCGTACGCGGGGAAGCACCCGGGCGCTGCGGGCCGACGCCGAGGTCGTGGGCTACGCGGAGACCGGCAGGTCCTCACGGATGATCATCGAGTTCCGCACGGGTGACGGTGTGGACGTGCGGACCACGCACAGCAGTACGGGCTGGTCCGCGGCTCGTCGCGGCGAGCGTGTGGTGGTGGCCTATGACCGGGAGGATCCCGAACGCGCCCACATCGTCGAGGGCCCCTGGCTCAGCCAGTGGACGCCCCGTCTCCTCGTCGGAACCGCGGTGGCGCTGATCCTCGTGGGCGCGGTGCTCGCCTACCTCGCCTGGAGCCCGGCGTGAGCCTGACGGCGGTCCGCCCCAGCCCGGAGGGCGGGTCATAGGCGGCGAGCCGCGGACCATCACTGACCGAGGCCGAACGAGTCACCCGGAGCGCGACCGCGGTGTCCTCCCTTCTTGCCCCGGGGCGGGGTGACTGGCCCTCACGGTGGAGACCGAGACCCGTCACTCCGTCCAGGAGACGGTTCGCACCGGGCGCGGCGCCGTGGGCGCGTCCTATCCACACCCTGTGGGCGCCCATCGCTCACCTGGGCCCAACGGACTACGCGCCCGTGGACATCCGTCAACTGGGCTCTGACTCGGCTTGCGTGCCGCGCTCGATGGGTGGGCCATCGACGGCGCAGTAGTAGTGGCGATCCGTCGCGCTCTCCGGGCACGCCGTTTCTCCGGATTCCAGCCGGTTGCGAATCAGAGCGGCGGCGAGGAGTCCGCCCGCGCCCACCATGACGGCGCAGATCACGATCGCGGTCCGGAAACCGTCGGCGAACACCGCGGGGTCCCGATAGCTCGTCCCCGACATGCCCGCCGCGAGCGGGAGCACCGCCACCGCGAGCAGGCCCGCCCCACGGGAGAGGGCGTTGTTCACGGCGGAGGCGATGCCGCTGTGACGCTCGGGAACCCCGGCGAGCACCGTCGCCGTGAGTGGTGCGACGGTCAGCGTCAGACCGACACCGAAGACCACCACCGCGGGCAGCACCGTCGTCAGGTAGGCCGCGTTCGTGTCCAGACGCAGGAAGAGCAGCATGCCGCCCGCCATCACCAGCGGTCCGAGACTCATCGGCAGGCGCGGTCCGATCAACTCGGCGAGGTGTCCGGCCCTGGCGGAGAACACCAGCATCAGACCGGTCACCGGCAGCAGGGCGGCGCCGGCCGCGAGGGCCGAGTACCCCGCGACCTGCTGCAGGTAGAGCACGACCAGGAACATCATCCCGCTCAGCGCCGCGTAGACCGCCAGCGTGACGACGTTCGCCGCCGTGAACTGCCGATTGCGGAAGAGGGACAGCGGAAGCATCGGAAAGCGAATCTTGGCCTGCACCAACACGAACACGCACAGGGCGACGACGCCGGCGACGAGCAGCGACACCTCCCCAACGCCGAACCCGTGCTCGCCCGCACTGATCATCGACCAGGAGAGGCAGCCCAGCCCCGCGGCGACCAACGCCGCTCCGGCGACGTCGAAGCGCGGGGGCGCCTCGGGGTCACGCGTCTCGGGTACGTGCCGAGCCGCCACCGCCACCACGATCACCGCCAGCGGAAGGTTCATGAAGAAGATCCACCGCCACGAGAGGGCGTCGATCAGCCATCCCCCCACCAGGGGCCCCATCGCCGTGGCGATGCCGGACAGGCCCGACCAGGCCCCGATGGCGCGCGCCCGGTCCCGCCGTACGAACGTCGCCTGCAGGATGGCGAGACTCCCCGGGGTCAGGAGCGCGCCGCCGATTCCCTGCAGTCCGCGGGCCGCCGACAGGAACTCCACCGTGGGGGCGATCCCGCACAACAGCGACGCGAGCGCGAACCAGATCACCCCCAGTTGGAACAGGCGGCGCCGCCCGAAGCGGTCCGCGAGCGAGCCACCGAGGGGGATCAGCGCGGCCAGCGTGAGTGTGTAGGCGTTGAGCACCCACTGCAGGCCGGAGATCTCGGCGTTCAGGTCCCGTCCCATGGCGGGAAGCGCGACGTTCACCGTGGAGGCGTCCATGAACGCCAGCCCGGAGCCCGTGACGGTCGCCAGGAGCACCCACCGGGCCCGTGGCGTCCCCCATTCGATCTGCGGATCCGCGCTCTGCGCCGACACGATCTCTCCCCTCCGCAAGGACGTGGTGAGCACCGGTGGCGTCCGGAGCACACACCCCCGGCCTCTCCGGACAGGCGTGCGGCGGCCCCGCTGCACCTTGGAATGCTAGCCCCGCTCCGCCGTTCCACCCCGGAGTAACACGGCCCGCTCGTCGGGCCTGGGCGCGATTGACCGCGTCGAGGCGGATGGGGGCGCACCCCCCACACGTTCGACGCGGCCGAATCCCGATGGGGGTGGAGAAATCATGGTGGGGGAGATCGGGGGTGGGGGAGAGGAGGGCGGCGGGTGGGAATCGCGGTGGGGTGGGCGCGGTTGTGATGAGGAGCGGTGTCGCGGCCCACCGGCGTGACGCCAGGCATGACCCCGTGGAGAAGGAAAGGTCGAGACCGTGACCGTACCCCTGTCGATTCTGGACCTCGCGCACGTCAATGAGGGGATGACCGTGCGGGACAGTCTCGACGCGAGCGTCGCCCTGGCGAGGACGGCGGAAGCGTCGGGGTACCGGCGTGTCTGGTACGCCGAGCACCACAACATGGCGACCATCGCGTCCTCCGCCACCAGTGTGCTGATCGCGCACATCGCCGCCCACACCGAGCGGATCCGGCTGGGCTCCGGCGGCGTCATGCTCCCCAACCACTCGCCGCTCACCATCGCCGAGCAGTTCGGAACCCTGGAGACACTGCACCCCGGACGGATCGACCTGGGGCTGGGGCGCGCGCCTGGCAGCGACCGCAACACGATGCGCGCGCTACGTCGTGACGTGACCTCCGCGGACGCCTTCCCCAACGACGTGGTGGAGCTTCAGGGCTACCTGACCGGCCACTCCAAGATCATCGGTGTGGACGCGATCCCCGGCAAGGACACCAACGTCCCGCTCTACATCCTGGGTTCGTCGTTGTTCGGGGCGCAGCTCGCCGCGAAACTCGGCCTGCCCTACTCGTTCGCGTCGCACTTCGCCCCCGCCGCCCTGGAACAGGCCGTCGCCGTCTATCGGGCGGAGTTCCAGCCCTCCGAGTGGTTGAGCGAGCCCTACGTGATCGCGGGGGTGAACGTCGCGGTCGCCAAGACCTCCGCGGAGGCCCAGGAGCAGCTCCACGTGGCGCGGCGGCGGATGGCCGCCCAGCTCCTCGGACGGGGGCGAACCCTCACCCCGGAGGAGGCAGAGGCCGCGTTGGAGTCTCCCGCGGGACAGCACGTCGCGCAGATGGCGGTCTACACCGGCGCCGGCGCCCCGGAGGAGGTGGTCGAGTACCTCGACTGGTTCGCCGGCCACTCCCGGGCGGACGAGCTGATCGTGGTACACCAGACCGGCA is part of the Spiractinospora alimapuensis genome and harbors:
- a CDS encoding dihydrolipoyl dehydrogenase family protein, with the translated sequence MGDTDFAARRAIVLNTGTAPAVPPVEGLRDTPFWTNREALTAERAPLSLAVLGGGAIGVELGQAFARFGTRVTIVEAGPSLLGVEEPEAQAIVTRACAEDGIDVRTGARVTEVTWDGQEFTLHLPDETVRADRLLVSTGRRTNLGGLGLDTVGLDPGARFLDPDGRMRVADGIYAVGDITGRGQFTHVSMYQADIAARDILGIDGPEAEYHAIPHVTFTDPEVGSVGLTEAQAREQGLAVRTSTTQVPESSRGWIHEVGNAGVIKLVADTERDVLVGATSVGPWGGEVLSALAVAVHARTPVATLRHLPFAFPTFHRAIGDALERLGTDSA
- a CDS encoding DUF3592 domain-containing protein — translated: MAVLYPLIPLLAGGGILWWALRESGVRTRGSTRALRADAEVVGYAETGRSSRMIIEFRTGDGVDVRTTHSSTGWSAARRGERVVVAYDREDPERAHIVEGPWLSQWTPRLLVGTAVALILVGAVLAYLAWSPA
- a CDS encoding 4a-hydroxytetrahydrobiopterin dehydratase — translated: MAQLLDPQTVDNELAALHGWSRDGDTLVRSWQVKGFSGAMQLANVVAYVANQRNHHPDIAVHDYNRVTVTSTTHDAGGITRERPAPRRGRELRARGR
- a CDS encoding MFS transporter, producing the protein MSAQSADPQIEWGTPRARWVLLATVTGSGLAFMDASTVNVALPAMGRDLNAEISGLQWVLNAYTLTLAALIPLGGSLADRFGRRRLFQLGVIWFALASLLCGIAPTVEFLSAARGLQGIGGALLTPGSLAILQATFVRRDRARAIGAWSGLSGIATAMGPLVGGWLIDALSWRWIFFMNLPLAVIVVAVAARHVPETRDPEAPPRFDVAGAALVAAGLGCLSWSMISAGEHGFGVGEVSLLVAGVVALCVFVLVQAKIRFPMLPLSLFRNRQFTAANVVTLAVYAALSGMMFLVVLYLQQVAGYSALAAGAALLPVTGLMLVFSARAGHLAELIGPRLPMSLGPLVMAGGMLLFLRLDTNAAYLTTVLPAVVVFGVGLTLTVAPLTATVLAGVPERHSGIASAVNNALSRGAGLLAVAVLPLAAGMSGTSYRDPAVFADGFRTAIVICAVMVGAGGLLAAALIRNRLESGETACPESATDRHYYCAVDGPPIERGTQAESEPS
- a CDS encoding LLM class flavin-dependent oxidoreductase, with the protein product MTVPLSILDLAHVNEGMTVRDSLDASVALARTAEASGYRRVWYAEHHNMATIASSATSVLIAHIAAHTERIRLGSGGVMLPNHSPLTIAEQFGTLETLHPGRIDLGLGRAPGSDRNTMRALRRDVTSADAFPNDVVELQGYLTGHSKIIGVDAIPGKDTNVPLYILGSSLFGAQLAAKLGLPYSFASHFAPAALEQAVAVYRAEFQPSEWLSEPYVIAGVNVAVAKTSAEAQEQLHVARRRMAAQLLGRGRTLTPEEAEAALESPAGQHVAQMAVYTGAGAPEEVVEYLDWFAGHSRADELIVVHQTGTLEARLRSVELLAEAAGLPQ